One Gloeobacter morelensis MG652769 DNA window includes the following coding sequences:
- the ruvX gene encoding Holliday junction resolvase RuvX, which produces MRVVSVLGLDVGSKRIGVAGCDPTGLIASGLETIVRSNLGADLDAIRHWIERRRAQAVVIGLPRNMNGSLGPQAHRIQHFGQQLARVIDVPIDYVDERLSTVQAGRALQSVSATRRKALIDQQAAAIILQQWLDIRRCQHRPTQESLDERHIDTER; this is translated from the coding sequence ATGCGGGTGGTTTCGGTATTGGGGCTGGACGTGGGCAGCAAGCGCATCGGTGTAGCCGGCTGCGATCCCACCGGCCTGATTGCCAGCGGTCTTGAGACCATCGTGCGCTCCAACCTGGGCGCGGACCTCGACGCGATTCGCCATTGGATCGAGCGCCGCCGCGCCCAGGCCGTGGTCATCGGTCTGCCGCGCAATATGAACGGTTCCCTGGGCCCCCAGGCTCACCGCATCCAGCACTTCGGCCAGCAACTGGCCCGGGTGATCGATGTGCCGATCGATTATGTCGACGAGCGCCTATCGACCGTGCAGGCCGGACGGGCGCTCCAGTCGGTTTCCGCCACCCGGCGCAAAGCCCTTATCGATCAGCAGGCCGCCGCGATCATCCTTCAGCAGTGGCTCGACATCCGCCGCTGCCAACACCGTCCTACGCAGGAATCCTTAGATGAGCGACACATTGACACTGAAAGATGA
- a CDS encoding Uma2 family endonuclease: MQTPTFVQDDWMRASWESFLALADNPALAHAKMYYCCGWMRIEMSPVGPAHAEDNNLIAQVVGIFAFSQEIRLKGYVNLTLRKTGLQEAQPDLAYYLENQSPRPARTNNPVDLEQIAAPALAIEISATTLGDDTGKKRELYAQLGVGEYWVVNAENTQVILFGPIPGVNSLEPIAASRVLPGLTAARLCEALRLGQSEGDAAAIQYVLDLE, encoded by the coding sequence ATGCAGACACCAACATTTGTGCAGGATGACTGGATGCGGGCCAGTTGGGAGAGCTTCCTGGCTCTGGCGGACAATCCGGCGCTTGCCCACGCCAAGATGTACTATTGCTGCGGCTGGATGCGCATCGAAATGTCTCCCGTTGGACCGGCCCACGCCGAAGATAACAACCTTATCGCCCAGGTTGTAGGCATCTTTGCCTTTTCGCAGGAGATACGCCTCAAAGGCTATGTCAACCTGACTTTGCGCAAGACGGGGCTCCAGGAGGCGCAGCCGGATTTGGCGTACTATCTGGAGAACCAGTCGCCGCGCCCCGCACGCACCAACAACCCCGTCGATCTAGAACAAATCGCAGCACCGGCCCTGGCCATCGAAATATCCGCCACGACGCTAGGAGACGATACGGGGAAGAAGCGCGAACTTTACGCCCAGTTAGGAGTTGGGGAGTACTGGGTAGTGAATGCCGAAAACACCCAGGTGATTCTGTTCGGCCCGATTCCTGGTGTCAACAGTCTGGAGCCAATTGCGGCGTCGCGGGTGTTGCCGGGGTTGACGGCGGCGAGGCTTTGCGAAGCGCTGCGGCTCGGGCAAAGCGAGGGGGATGCGGCGGCAATCCAATACGTGCTCGACCTGGAATAA
- a CDS encoding CopG family transcriptional regulator, giving the protein MATLTIRLPDDKHERLKELAQTRGISVNKLIEELSTIALAEFDAYTRFKAMAAIGNPESGLKLLDKLDALTG; this is encoded by the coding sequence ATGGCAACGCTCACGATTCGGTTACCGGACGACAAACACGAGCGATTGAAGGAACTGGCTCAAACCAGGGGGATTAGCGTCAATAAGCTGATTGAAGAGCTTTCTACGATCGCTCTGGCAGAATTCGATGCTTATACCCGATTCAAGGCAATGGCAGCGATTGGAAACCCAGAATCAGGCTTAAAATTACTCGATAAACTGGACGCACTAACTGGGTAA
- the recR gene encoding recombination mediator RecR, translating into MYTRPLARLIEHLQRLPGIGPKTAQRLAFHLLRRPKSEALQLAQALVEATEQIGVCSRCFNLSAEDPCDLCRQPGRQGEMICVVAEPRDLVAIERTREFKGHYHVLGGLINPMEGIGPEQLRIKELLQRVGTDTVKEVILAINPSTEGEMTTMYLSKYVKVLGPRVTRIAFGLPVGGDLEYADEMTLARALEGRREI; encoded by the coding sequence ATGTACACCCGGCCCCTGGCTCGACTCATCGAACACTTGCAGCGCCTGCCGGGCATCGGCCCCAAGACGGCCCAGCGCCTGGCATTTCATCTTTTGCGCCGCCCCAAGTCCGAGGCATTACAACTGGCCCAGGCCCTTGTCGAAGCGACGGAGCAAATCGGCGTGTGCAGCCGCTGTTTTAATCTTTCTGCCGAAGACCCTTGCGACCTCTGCCGCCAGCCCGGCCGCCAGGGCGAGATGATTTGCGTGGTGGCCGAGCCGCGCGACTTGGTCGCCATCGAGCGCACCCGCGAGTTCAAGGGGCATTACCACGTGCTGGGCGGTCTCATCAATCCCATGGAAGGCATCGGCCCCGAGCAGTTGCGCATCAAAGAACTGCTCCAGCGCGTCGGGACCGATACGGTCAAAGAGGTGATCCTCGCCATCAACCCGAGCACCGAAGGGGAGATGACGACCATGTATTTGAGCAAGTACGTCAAAGTGCTCGGACCGCGCGTGACGCGTATTGCCTTCGGCCTGCCGGTGGGGGGCGATCTCGAATATGCCGACGAGATGACCCTGGCGCGCGCCCTCGAAGGCCGCCGCGAGATCTAG
- a CDS encoding Glu/Leu/Phe/Val family dehydrogenase → MVTRFNDSPSPAYICPNDMACSNLDRAAQILHLDPGVVEVLGTPHRVLTVSVPVRMDNGQIRVFAGHRVQHCNVLGPYKGGMRYHPDVTLREVSTLAMLMTWKCALMGIPYGGAKGGIAINPTTLSVGELERLTRRFTSELVRDIGPQIDIPAPDVGTGPREMAWMMDTYSMSVGHASPGVVTGKPLSIGGSKGRDAATGRGVVIATREALTTAGMALSGATVAIQGFGKVGKAAALIFQEQGARVIALSDGSGGIYNPDGLDIEQAADFVRDGSRLAQYPFPGAKPIANPELLTLPCDVLVPAALENQITEANAAQVRAHIVVEAANAPTTMEADRILEERGVTVLPDILANAGGVVVSYLEWVQGLSYLFWDEDKVNFELEKLMVGAYARVLQQATQFRLPLRPAAYTLAVGRVVEAFNHRGLYP, encoded by the coding sequence ATGGTTACCCGCTTCAACGACTCACCCAGTCCGGCTTATATTTGTCCGAACGACATGGCCTGCTCGAATCTCGACCGCGCCGCCCAGATTCTGCACCTCGATCCGGGGGTGGTCGAGGTGCTGGGTACGCCGCACCGGGTGCTCACCGTGTCGGTGCCGGTGCGCATGGACAACGGCCAGATTCGGGTCTTCGCAGGCCACCGCGTGCAGCACTGCAACGTGTTGGGGCCTTACAAAGGCGGCATGCGCTATCACCCGGACGTGACGCTCAGGGAAGTGTCGACCCTGGCGATGCTGATGACCTGGAAGTGTGCGCTGATGGGCATTCCTTACGGCGGGGCCAAAGGCGGCATCGCCATCAATCCGACCACTCTCTCGGTGGGCGAACTGGAGCGGCTCACCCGCCGCTTTACCAGCGAACTGGTGCGCGACATCGGCCCGCAAATCGACATCCCGGCTCCGGATGTGGGCACCGGACCGCGGGAGATGGCCTGGATGATGGACACCTATTCGATGAGCGTCGGGCACGCCTCGCCGGGGGTGGTGACCGGCAAGCCCCTCAGTATCGGTGGCTCCAAGGGCCGCGATGCGGCCACCGGCCGGGGTGTCGTCATCGCCACGCGCGAGGCGCTCACCACCGCCGGGATGGCGCTGTCCGGCGCTACTGTCGCCATTCAAGGTTTCGGCAAAGTGGGCAAAGCAGCGGCCCTGATCTTCCAGGAGCAAGGGGCGCGGGTGATTGCGCTCTCCGACGGTTCGGGGGGCATCTACAACCCCGACGGCCTCGACATCGAGCAGGCCGCCGATTTTGTGCGCGACGGCAGCCGGCTTGCGCAGTATCCGTTTCCAGGGGCCAAGCCGATCGCCAATCCCGAATTGTTGACGCTGCCGTGCGACGTGCTGGTCCCCGCCGCCCTCGAAAACCAGATCACCGAGGCGAACGCCGCCCAGGTGCGCGCCCACATCGTCGTCGAAGCGGCCAACGCCCCCACGACGATGGAGGCCGACCGCATCCTGGAGGAGCGCGGTGTGACGGTATTGCCGGATATTCTCGCCAACGCCGGGGGCGTGGTGGTGAGCTATCTCGAATGGGTGCAGGGGTTGTCGTATCTTTTTTGGGACGAGGACAAGGTCAACTTTGAGCTGGAGAAGTTGATGGTGGGCGCCTACGCGCGCGTGCTGCAACAGGCCACCCAGTTCCGATTGCCCCTCAGGCCCGCCGCCTACACCCTCGCCGTCGGGCGGGTGGTGGAGGCGTTCAACCACCGCGGCCTCTACCCATAA
- a CDS encoding DUF1997 domain-containing protein encodes MSTSLSLKDSQRGDVRLQTDLPPLVSYLRKPDHWIPVGFRPLKVEVAAGAYRLQLPELGALGFRVAPRMALRVVEEDERLYRLYSVPLPEPGYEADFAGLFRLDPAADSVVVFWEANFGIRIALPGFLGMLPQPVVQSAAQAAVSTMNAGICQSLVGNLCRDYRARMTGSR; translated from the coding sequence ATGTCGACATCGCTTTCCCTTAAAGACAGCCAGCGCGGAGATGTGCGCCTGCAGACGGACCTGCCGCCGCTGGTGAGCTATCTGCGCAAGCCGGATCACTGGATCCCGGTCGGTTTTCGGCCCCTCAAGGTGGAGGTTGCCGCGGGCGCCTACCGCCTGCAACTGCCCGAGTTGGGAGCTCTCGGTTTTCGGGTGGCTCCGCGCATGGCCCTGCGGGTGGTCGAGGAGGACGAACGCCTCTACCGTTTGTACTCGGTTCCCCTGCCGGAGCCGGGCTACGAGGCCGATTTTGCCGGCTTGTTTCGTCTCGATCCAGCGGCAGATAGTGTCGTGGTCTTCTGGGAGGCCAATTTCGGCATTCGCATTGCGCTGCCGGGCTTTTTGGGCATGCTCCCGCAGCCGGTGGTCCAATCGGCCGCCCAGGCGGCGGTGAGCACCATGAACGCCGGCATTTGCCAGTCGCTGGTGGGCAATCTCTGTCGCGACTACCGCGCCCGGATGACCGGTTCGCGCTGA
- a CDS encoding carboxypeptidase-like regulatory domain-containing protein produces MKQPPKRRPERKRPMPMRRFEEAAETLDEEEKKTRKPLKDDPLADAEVPRYLRRDTQNTGALVRISLVATGLLTVAIVAVAFLTRPEPNPEVPAGLKLDRGLGVLASPRGYTAVLYPPGTAGAKKLVSLQDGQSGDEKDGFVWFKDLPSRAVPAGNYVLDISAPGYKNRRLPVVVQAGKPARVGYNTNTALEKAGG; encoded by the coding sequence ATGAAACAGCCGCCCAAACGTCGCCCCGAGCGCAAGCGCCCCATGCCGATGCGCCGCTTCGAGGAAGCCGCCGAGACCCTCGACGAAGAAGAAAAAAAGACGCGCAAGCCCCTCAAGGACGACCCGCTTGCAGACGCCGAGGTGCCGCGCTATTTGCGGCGCGACACCCAAAATACCGGCGCTCTGGTGCGCATCTCACTGGTGGCGACGGGACTGTTGACCGTGGCGATCGTGGCGGTGGCTTTTTTGACCCGGCCGGAGCCCAACCCGGAGGTGCCAGCCGGGCTCAAGCTCGACCGCGGCCTGGGGGTACTCGCTTCGCCCCGCGGTTACACCGCCGTCCTTTACCCGCCGGGGACAGCGGGGGCCAAAAAACTGGTGAGCCTGCAAGACGGCCAGAGCGGCGATGAAAAAGACGGCTTTGTCTGGTTCAAGGACTTGCCTTCGCGCGCCGTGCCGGCGGGCAACTATGTGCTCGACATTTCTGCCCCCGGCTACAAGAACCGCCGCCTGCCGGTCGTGGTACAGGCGGGCAAACCCGCCCGGGTAGGTTATAACACCAACACGGCGCTTGAGAAGGCGGGCGGTTAG
- a CDS encoding YqeG family HAD IIIA-type phosphatase — protein sequence MPGKNLLKPDLIVAGPVSDLSFAWLKQRDIAGLILDLDDTLLALGEQMVNTRVVEWVARARLEFRLYIVSNNPNRNFIEPIALSLSLPFINRAAKPSRRALRRVLQEMQLPPERVAIVGDRLLTDVLAGNRLGLVTVLVEPPGPSRALRGSWLRAVERSFSSRMWWWPARGIPPGADLK from the coding sequence ATGCCTGGAAAAAACCTGCTCAAACCCGATTTGATTGTGGCCGGTCCCGTGTCGGATTTGAGTTTCGCCTGGCTCAAGCAGCGCGACATCGCCGGGCTGATTCTCGACCTTGACGACACCCTGCTGGCCCTGGGCGAGCAGATGGTCAACACCCGGGTTGTGGAGTGGGTGGCGCGCGCCCGCCTCGAATTTCGTCTTTATATTGTCAGCAACAATCCCAACCGAAACTTCATCGAACCGATCGCCCTGTCGCTATCGCTGCCTTTTATCAACCGGGCGGCGAAGCCTTCGCGCCGCGCCCTGCGCCGCGTGCTGCAGGAGATGCAGCTGCCGCCCGAGCGCGTGGCGATCGTGGGCGATCGGTTGCTCACCGACGTGCTGGCCGGCAACCGCCTGGGACTGGTGACGGTTCTGGTCGAGCCGCCGGGACCGAGCCGGGCCTTGCGCGGCAGCTGGCTGCGGGCGGTGGAGCGCAGTTTTTCTTCCCGGATGTGGTGGTGGCCCGCCCGGGGGATCCCTCCCGGGGCAGATCTTAAATAA
- a CDS encoding substrate-binding domain-containing protein produces MPPPVTGVPLIDSPSVLQWPADNPPSLATLAEPTANRSFDFHASIDRCDMVLVSSGNYHMALRELWFDVYLKKYVPGLKNWYYTTSPPLAPALIQSGYLSVDNLAARCRPQVVVGPASEIDALAALGAAEGPRLPLHTSRGNVILVKKGNPKAIRTVWDLGRADIRVVTPNPKTEQGTFANYSGSIYDIAAGDPAPPKGANARQLYNAIFNNGEIKNKWLSGSRIHHREIPWSIAHGQADAGVIFYHLAFYLAQSFPELFEIVPLGGTVDKPQPLPGNRTATLYATRVGGDWNAVQLNAREKLIEAFSSEDFTQILQKYGLRRP; encoded by the coding sequence GTGCCACCCCCCGTGACCGGTGTGCCCCTGATCGATTCGCCCTCGGTGCTGCAGTGGCCTGCCGATAACCCACCGAGCCTGGCAACCCTGGCCGAACCAACCGCCAACCGGAGCTTCGACTTCCACGCCAGCATCGATCGCTGCGATATGGTGCTGGTCAGTTCGGGCAACTACCACATGGCGCTGCGCGAGTTGTGGTTCGATGTGTATCTCAAAAAGTACGTGCCCGGCCTCAAAAACTGGTACTACACCACCAGCCCGCCGTTGGCCCCGGCGCTGATTCAAAGCGGATATTTAAGCGTCGATAATCTAGCGGCACGCTGTCGGCCGCAAGTGGTCGTGGGTCCGGCCTCCGAGATCGATGCGTTGGCCGCCCTGGGTGCTGCCGAAGGCCCGCGGTTGCCCCTCCATACAAGCCGCGGCAACGTCATCCTGGTCAAAAAAGGCAATCCCAAAGCGATTCGCACCGTCTGGGATCTAGGTAGGGCGGATATCCGGGTGGTCACCCCCAACCCCAAGACTGAGCAGGGCACCTTCGCCAACTACAGCGGCAGCATCTACGATATCGCCGCGGGCGACCCCGCACCGCCCAAAGGGGCAAACGCCAGACAACTCTATAACGCCATCTTCAACAACGGCGAAATCAAGAACAAATGGCTCTCCGGCAGCCGCATCCACCATCGCGAGATACCCTGGTCCATTGCCCACGGTCAGGCGGATGCCGGGGTGATTTTCTACCATCTGGCTTTCTATCTGGCCCAATCGTTCCCGGAGCTGTTCGAGATTGTTCCTTTAGGTGGCACGGTCGACAAACCCCAGCCCCTGCCGGGCAATCGGACCGCTACCCTTTATGCCACGCGGGTCGGCGGCGATTGGAATGCCGTGCAGTTGAACGCGAGAGAGAAGCTGATCGAGGCGTTCAGTTCGGAGGATTTCACTCAGATTCTCCAAAAATACGGCCTGCGCAGGCCCTAG
- a CDS encoding CRR6 family NdhI maturation factor, with the protein MTTILRIERSAVDRLELSTVGTHIEQLAGDPLANARQIRFEIDYPLAEADPRELPEVQEVRLFFIRLDARYPWLPYLLDWRSGELTRFAAMLVPHQFSAKDGITFAPEAMEIFVMHKIFVMADWLTSKGIANRSELRYLAQALGYDIDAEFFELLTL; encoded by the coding sequence ATGACTACCATCCTCCGCATCGAGCGCAGTGCTGTCGATCGATTGGAGCTGAGCACCGTCGGCACCCACATAGAGCAGCTGGCGGGGGACCCGCTCGCCAACGCCCGCCAGATCCGCTTTGAGATTGACTATCCGCTCGCTGAGGCCGATCCGCGCGAATTGCCGGAGGTGCAGGAGGTGCGGCTATTTTTTATCCGCCTCGATGCGCGCTACCCGTGGCTTCCGTATCTGCTCGACTGGCGCTCCGGCGAATTGACACGCTTTGCAGCGATGCTCGTACCCCACCAGTTCAGCGCTAAGGACGGCATCACCTTTGCCCCCGAAGCAATGGAAATCTTTGTGATGCACAAAATTTTCGTGATGGCCGATTGGCTGACCAGCAAAGGAATCGCCAACCGCTCGGAGCTGCGCTATCTGGCCCAGGCCCTGGGTTACGACATCGACGCCGAATTTTTTGAGTTGCTCACCCTCTAA
- the thrB gene encoding homoserine kinase codes for MKRVRVRVPATSANLGPGFDCLGVALDLANEFDFCEADRFECAVYSAVSPEDARQVATDERNLAWRAFTHLFEYLGKTPPAVALTVTMHVPLGRGLGSSATAIVGGIAAANRWLGSPLSTPEWLLLASRLEGHPDNVVPAALGGCQLSILGETLLTCALDWHPQIALVLAVPDFALATSKARAALPKTIPHTDAVFNAAHLALLVRALATGDGHWLAEALQDRLHQPYRAGLIPSWEEVRAAALEAGAWGVVISGAGPSVLALVHHDRAEAVRQAIASAWASARLYRPGLDPTGCRVEVEAD; via the coding sequence TTGAAGCGGGTGCGCGTGCGGGTGCCGGCCACCTCCGCCAACCTTGGGCCGGGCTTCGACTGTCTGGGGGTGGCCCTGGATCTGGCCAACGAGTTTGATTTTTGCGAAGCCGACCGCTTCGAGTGTGCCGTCTACAGCGCCGTCTCGCCCGAGGACGCCCGGCAGGTGGCAACCGACGAGCGCAATCTGGCCTGGCGGGCGTTTACCCATCTGTTCGAGTACCTGGGCAAAACCCCGCCTGCCGTGGCGCTTACCGTGACGATGCACGTCCCCCTCGGGCGCGGGCTGGGCAGCTCAGCCACGGCGATCGTGGGCGGCATCGCCGCCGCCAACCGCTGGCTGGGTTCGCCCCTTTCCACCCCCGAATGGCTGCTTTTGGCAAGCCGCCTGGAAGGGCACCCCGACAACGTCGTACCCGCCGCTTTGGGTGGTTGTCAGTTGTCAATTTTGGGCGAAACGCTGCTCACCTGTGCCCTCGATTGGCACCCGCAGATCGCTCTGGTGCTCGCGGTGCCGGATTTTGCCCTGGCCACCAGCAAAGCCCGCGCCGCCTTGCCCAAGACCATCCCCCATACCGACGCCGTTTTTAATGCCGCCCACCTGGCTCTTTTGGTGCGCGCCCTGGCCACCGGAGACGGCCATTGGCTTGCCGAAGCGCTTCAAGACCGGCTCCACCAGCCCTACCGCGCCGGGCTGATTCCCAGTTGGGAGGAGGTACGCGCCGCTGCTCTGGAAGCGGGTGCCTGGGGGGTGGTGATCAGCGGCGCCGGACCGAGCGTGCTTGCCCTCGTCCATCACGATCGCGCCGAAGCCGTCCGGCAGGCCATAGCATCGGCGTGGGCAAGCGCCCGTTTGTACCGCCCGGGGCTGGATCCGACCGGCTGCCGCGTCGAAGTCGAAGCGGATTGA
- a CDS encoding DUF4258 domain-containing protein, with amino-acid sequence MQRVLLAQAISERRVRLTRHSIREATNDLLSRQDIFDSVLDGGEIIEEYPHAFPLPACLELGFTALGEPVHSV; translated from the coding sequence ATGCAACGCGTTCTACTGGCGCAAGCAATATCTGAGCGACGGGTGCGCCTTACCCGGCATAGCATCCGCGAAGCCACCAATGATCTATTATCACGGCAGGATATCTTCGACTCTGTCCTGGACGGTGGAGAGATCATCGAGGAATATCCCCATGCTTTTCCGCTGCCTGCTTGCTTGGAGTTGGGATTCACCGCTCTGGGAGAACCTGTCCATTCTGTCTAG
- a CDS encoding DUF3727 domain-containing protein, translating to MSDTLTLKDEAGRTLACELVTELEIDGSQYGLVVPQATPVRLMAWEAAEGDDDTEEEDALLADLDDEEIERVFQTARAVLAEQDLKLVDSAYLLIVEGDIPNAEEAEVYSIADDEDGEEMEEEEYQLLEEFFFEDRRYGIFTPLDPVMLFVELPEGGEPRVLEPEETARLMPNFEEALLDLAE from the coding sequence ATGAGCGACACATTGACACTGAAAGATGAAGCCGGCCGCACGCTGGCCTGCGAGCTGGTGACCGAACTGGAGATAGACGGTTCCCAGTACGGGCTGGTCGTGCCCCAGGCGACGCCGGTGCGGCTGATGGCCTGGGAGGCCGCGGAGGGCGACGACGACACCGAAGAAGAGGACGCGCTTCTAGCCGATCTCGACGACGAGGAGATCGAACGGGTGTTCCAGACAGCCCGGGCGGTGCTGGCCGAGCAAGATCTCAAGCTCGTCGATTCAGCCTATTTGCTGATTGTCGAAGGGGACATCCCCAACGCCGAGGAGGCCGAGGTCTATTCGATCGCCGATGACGAGGACGGCGAGGAGATGGAAGAAGAAGAGTACCAGCTGCTTGAAGAATTTTTCTTCGAAGACCGCCGCTACGGCATCTTTACGCCCCTCGATCCGGTGATGCTCTTTGTCGAATTGCCCGAGGGCGGCGAGCCGCGGGTGCTCGAGCCCGAGGAGACCGCGCGCTTGATGCCCAACTTCGAGGAGGCCCTGCTCGATTTGGCCGAGTAG
- a CDS encoding YbaB/EbfC family nucleoid-associated protein, translating into MSKGFGPMGQFQEALKRVKQIQEGSAKLQDELAALSIEGVAGGGLVKVTLSGNQEPTSVTIDPQLLSESKEVVEDLLLTAYKDAYTKSAETMKAKMQELTGGMEFPPGLGF; encoded by the coding sequence ATGAGCAAAGGCTTTGGTCCGATGGGCCAGTTCCAGGAAGCGCTCAAGCGCGTCAAGCAGATCCAAGAAGGCAGCGCCAAGCTCCAGGACGAACTGGCTGCACTTTCGATCGAGGGTGTGGCCGGCGGTGGTCTGGTCAAGGTGACTTTAAGCGGCAACCAGGAACCGACCAGCGTCACCATCGACCCGCAGCTGCTCTCGGAGAGCAAAGAAGTCGTCGAAGACCTGCTGCTGACCGCCTACAAAGACGCTTACACCAAGTCCGCCGAGACGATGAAGGCGAAGATGCAGGAATTGACCGGCGGCATGGAGTTTCCCCCAGGTCTCGGCTTCTAG
- the mltG gene encoding endolytic transglycosylase MltG has product MGRRGTWWWVLLVLVVLALGVGGFWVNSPPPITKAMRVVLPTGSGSLRIGQILAEAGAIRSAWAWLALVWVRGWQNDLKAGTYEILPGRSLIAVADQVRRGETLRFRYQIIEGWNLDQMARYFEQLGYFRAQEFLSLTSGPGMIRPTWLPAGLDRLEGFLFPSTYELPAETLGARAAVSQMLSTFEKTALPLWRAQAKPARPLKDWVALASLVEKEAAVGEERATIAGVFANRLRLGMPLASDPTVEYAFGIRQTADTPLTYAQVRQPSPYNTYINPGLPPTPIASPGLASLEAALAPAATPYLYFVARYDGTHVFSRTEAEHEQAKRQIRAERRAGTGSDPQPR; this is encoded by the coding sequence ATGGGACGCCGGGGCACCTGGTGGTGGGTACTGCTGGTGCTGGTGGTCTTGGCGCTTGGGGTCGGTGGGTTTTGGGTGAATTCGCCGCCGCCCATCACCAAAGCTATGCGCGTCGTGCTGCCCACCGGCAGCGGCAGTCTGCGTATCGGCCAGATTCTGGCTGAGGCTGGGGCGATCCGCTCCGCCTGGGCCTGGCTGGCACTGGTCTGGGTGCGCGGCTGGCAAAACGACCTCAAAGCCGGCACCTACGAAATTCTCCCGGGCCGCTCGCTGATAGCGGTGGCCGATCAGGTGCGCCGCGGCGAGACGCTGCGCTTTCGCTATCAGATCATCGAAGGCTGGAACCTAGATCAGATGGCCCGCTACTTCGAGCAGTTGGGCTACTTTCGCGCCCAGGAATTTCTCTCCCTCACCAGCGGACCCGGCATGATCCGCCCCACCTGGCTGCCCGCGGGTCTCGACCGGCTGGAAGGCTTTTTGTTTCCGAGTACCTACGAGCTTCCCGCCGAAACCCTGGGAGCGCGCGCCGCCGTAAGCCAGATGCTTTCGACCTTCGAGAAGACCGCCCTACCGCTGTGGCGGGCTCAAGCCAAACCGGCCCGGCCGCTCAAAGACTGGGTGGCGCTTGCGAGCCTGGTCGAAAAAGAAGCGGCCGTGGGTGAGGAGCGCGCCACGATCGCCGGGGTCTTCGCCAACCGCCTGCGCCTCGGCATGCCCCTCGCCTCCGACCCGACCGTCGAGTACGCCTTCGGCATCCGCCAGACCGCCGACACCCCCCTCACCTACGCCCAGGTGCGCCAGCCCTCGCCCTACAACACCTATATCAACCCCGGCTTGCCCCCGACGCCCATCGCTTCGCCGGGGCTGGCAAGCCTCGAAGCCGCCCTGGCCCCGGCGGCCACGCCGTATCTGTATTTCGTCGCCCGCTACGACGGCACCCACGTCTTCAGCCGCACCGAGGCCGAGCACGAGCAGGCCAAGCGCCAGATCCGCGCCGAGCGGCGGGCGGGGACCGGATCCGACCCCCAGCCCCGGTAG